The stretch of DNA TGTCATAAGCACGCGGCAGGTATTCGAAAATCATCTCAAGCGCTTTGAGCGCGAGCCCGTCGGTGAAATCGGTCGCCAGCATGGAGGCAAAGGCCTCGAGCGCATGCGATACCGCGTCGATGCCGGAGGCGCTGGTCAGACCGCGCGGTGCGTTCATCATCATGTCCGCGTCGACAATTGCCATTTTGGGCATCAGCTCATAATCGGCAAGCGGATATTTGACGCCGGTCTTTTCGTCGGTGATCACGGCAAACGGCGTGACCTCGGAGCCGGTACCCGCAGAGGTCGGAACCGCGATAAAATAGGCTTTTTCACCCATTCTCGGGAAGGTATAAACCCGCTTGCGGATGTCCATAAAGCGCATGGCCATGTCCATAAAGTCTGCCTCGGGATGTTCATACAGCACCCACATGATCTTGGCTGCGTCCATCGCCGAACCGCCGCCAACCGCGATGATCACATCGGGTGAAAAGGCGGTCATCAGCGCCGCGCCCTCTTTGGCGCAAGCCAGTGTCGGATCGGGTTCGACATGGGAAAACGTCGTGTGCATCAGGCCCATCTCGTCGAGTTTTTTCTCGATGGGTTTGGTGTAACCGTTGGAATATAAGAAACTGTCGGTGACAATAAAGGCCTTTTTCTTGTGTAGGACATTGCCGAGTTCGTCGAGTGCGACGGGCAGGCAGCCTTTTTTGATATAGACCTTTTCAGGTGTACGGAACCAGAGCATATTCTCTCTCCTCTCGGCGACGGTTTTGATGTTGAGCAGATGTTTGACGCCCACGTTTTCCGAGACGGAGTTGCCGCCCCAGCTTCCGCAGCCCAGCGTCAGCGACGGTGCGAGTTTGAAATTGTACAAGTCGCCGATACCGCCTTGCGCCGACGGAGTGTTGACGAGAATGCGACAGGTTTTCATGCGTTCGGAAAAACGCGCGAGTTTTTCGGTTTCGGTCAAGGCATTCAGATAAATCGAAGCAGTGTGTCCGTAGCCGCCGTCCGCAATTAGGTGATCGGCTTTGTCAAACGCATCGTCGATATTCTTGGCGCGGTACATGGCCAGCACGGGGGACAGCTTTTCGTGTGCGAATTCTTCGGATAAGTCCACACTCTCGACTTCACCGATTAAAATCTTGGTCTTTTCGGGCACTTCGACATTCGCCAGAGCAGCAATTTTATAAGCGGTCTGACCAACGATTTTCGCATTGAGTGCACCGTTGATCAAAATGACCTTGCGGACTTTTTCGGTCTCTTCTTTGTTCAGAAAATAGCAACCGCGGTCGGCAAATTCCTTTTTGACCTGTGTATAGACTTTATCGAGGACGATGACCGATTGCTCGGAAGCGCAGATCATACCGTTGTCGAAGGTCTTGGAATGAATAATCGAGTTTACAGCCAGCACGAGATCGCCGGTATCGTCGATAACGGCGGGCGTGTTGCCCGGGCCGACGCCGAGTGCGGGTTTGCCCGAAGAATAGGCGGCTTTGACCATGCCGGGGCCGCCGGTTGCGAGGATAATATCGGCCTCTTTCATCACGAGGTTGGTCATGTCCAAACTCGGTGCGTCAATCCATGCGATGATGTTTTCGGGCGCTCCGGCTTCCACGGCTGCTTCAAGGACAATGCGGGCCGCTTCAATGGTGGACTTTTTAGCTCTCGGGTGTGGGCTGAAAATGATCCCGTTGCGGGTTTTCAAAGCGATCAGTGCCTTGAAGATCGCGGTGGAAGTCGGATTTGTCGTCGGGATGACCGCGGCGATGACACCGATCGGCTCGGCGATTTTTTTCATGCCGAAAGCGGCGTCCTCTTCAATGACACCGCAGGTTTTTGTGTTTTTATAAGCGTTGTAGATATATTCGGACGCGTAATTATTCTTGATGACTTTGTCTTCTGCGATGCCCATCCCAGTTTCTTCAACAGCCAGCTTTGCCAGCGGAATGCGCGCCTTGTTTGCCGCCAAAGCCGCAGCGAGAAAAATCCGGTCGACCTGTTCTTGAGAATAAAGTGCAAAGCGTTTTTGTGCCGCACGCACTTCAGCCAGACGCTGTTCCAGTTTCTCTACGCTGTCGATGATCGGATAAGTGATTGCCTTCATACGAACCCCTCCTGATGTTTATGGCTTAATCATAACATCGGGAATCGGGTTTGTGAAATGCTTAAGTTGAATATCGATATAACAATATCGATATGACAATATCTAATAAAACTAAAACAAAGATCGTTTAATTTTTGTCAATTCATCTAAAAAGGCCTTGTCGATGGGGGAGAGGCGATAGTCCTGCTTGTAAATCAAAACATCGCGGTATTTCCGGTCGTTTTCGGCGCAGGTGCGCTGCACAAGCAAATAGCGTTCAAGCATACGCTTCGGAACAGGGGAGCCCCATATGTAAGTATCGGAGACTTCTGAAAGCAAATCCATCTGGCTGCCGCGCTCGAACAGATAGATATGTTTATCGGCCTTGCCGTCGGCCGCGCCGATTGCTTCGTTTTTGCGGACGGTGCTCATCGACAGCGACGGCACATAGGGGTCAGCGTGCCCCAGTTCGACAAACGGGGTCAGGTCGCGGATCGAAAGTTCATTCTTTTCGGCAAGCGGATGCTTCGCTGACATTAAAAGCACCGGGGTGAACTCATAAATGACTTCAAAGGCGAGTTCCTTTTCCCGAAACATCTCTTTATAATTCTTTTCATAAATCGACTGATACCGTACGATGCCGAGTTTATAATCCGCGTTCAGCATATTGCTGATGGCGCGCTGGGCGC from Oscillospiraceae bacterium encodes:
- the adhE gene encoding bifunctional acetaldehyde-CoA/alcohol dehydrogenase — translated: MKAITYPIIDSVEKLEQRLAEVRAAQKRFALYSQEQVDRIFLAAALAANKARIPLAKLAVEETGMGIAEDKVIKNNYASEYIYNAYKNTKTCGVIEEDAAFGMKKIAEPIGVIAAVIPTTNPTSTAIFKALIALKTRNGIIFSPHPRAKKSTIEAARIVLEAAVEAGAPENIIAWIDAPSLDMTNLVMKEADIILATGGPGMVKAAYSSGKPALGVGPGNTPAVIDDTGDLVLAVNSIIHSKTFDNGMICASEQSVIVLDKVYTQVKKEFADRGCYFLNKEETEKVRKVILINGALNAKIVGQTAYKIAALANVEVPEKTKILIGEVESVDLSEEFAHEKLSPVLAMYRAKNIDDAFDKADHLIADGGYGHTASIYLNALTETEKLARFSERMKTCRILVNTPSAQGGIGDLYNFKLAPSLTLGCGSWGGNSVSENVGVKHLLNIKTVAERRENMLWFRTPEKVYIKKGCLPVALDELGNVLHKKKAFIVTDSFLYSNGYTKPIEKKLDEMGLMHTTFSHVEPDPTLACAKEGAALMTAFSPDVIIAVGGGSAMDAAKIMWVLYEHPEADFMDMAMRFMDIRKRVYTFPRMGEKAYFIAVPTSAGTGSEVTPFAVITDEKTGVKYPLADYELMPKMAIVDADMMMNAPRGLTSASGIDAVSHALEAFASMLATDFTDGLALKALEMIFEYLPRAYDSACSGTPDPVAREKMANAATMAGMAFANAFLGVMHSMAHKLGSFHHIPHGVANALMMDEVLRYNAVDVPVKMGTFSQYDHPHTLARYAKIADYLGIKGKTDTDKLNGLIAKIDELKAYIGIKPTIKDYVANEDDFLARLDAMTEQAFDDQCTSANPRYPLMSEIKQMYLNAFYGEHKDI
- a CDS encoding LysR family transcriptional regulator produces the protein MNLLHLKYAVEIAETNSMTKAAERLYTSQPNLSRAIRELEDTLGVTLFKRTPKGIYPTPEGDEFLGYARKVLTQVDEIESMYQKGDKPARQFSISVPRASYICCAFTEFIKKLDRTSSAELTFRETSAQRAISNMLNADYKLGIVRYQSIYEKNYKEMFREKELAFEVIYEFTPVLLMSAKHPLAEKNELSIRDLTPFVELGHADPYVPSLSMSTVRKNEAIGAADGKADKHIYLFERGSQMDLLSEVSDTYIWGSPVPKRMLERYLLVQRTCAENDRKYRDVLIYKQDYRLSPIDKAFLDELTKIKRSLF